A window from Fragaria vesca subsp. vesca linkage group LG5, FraVesHawaii_1.0, whole genome shotgun sequence encodes these proteins:
- the LOC101307697 gene encoding uncharacterized protein LOC101307697, producing MDPTPPAKTTAAPPPLLRRLVAIDTKISQEIHILAKPFLPHSLLLLLEISADFRLFFPVALSLLLAPLLSPNPNPNSGPIQLLRPFLSPLLLGLLLDLALIGLIKFIVRRARPVYNKNMTVAVSVDHFSFPSGHASRVCFVAALFYLSAAALTDALVYFRSTSPAIERWIGAEVKAVSVLVSVVWAWAAATSISRILLGRHFVFDVFAGACLGVLEGVVAFHFLRF from the coding sequence ATGGACCCAACACCACCCGCCAAAACCACCGCAGCTCCGCCGCCACTCCTCCGCCGATTAGTCGCAATAGACACCAAGATCTCTCAAGAAATCCACATTCTCGCCAAACCCTTCCTACCTCACTCCCTCCTCCTCCTCCTCGAAATCTCCGCCGACTTCCGATTATTCTTCCCCGTCGCGCTCTCCCTTCTCCTCGCCCCGCTCCTAAGCCCGAACCCGAACCCGAACTCCGGCCCAATCCAACTCCTCCGCCCCTTCCTCTCCCCTCTCCTCCTCGGCCTCCTCCTCGACCTCGCCCTCATCGGCCTCATCAAATTCATCGTTCGCCGCGCCCGCCCCGTCTACAACAAGAACATGACCGTCGCCGTTTCGGTCGACCACTTCTCCTTCCCCAGCGGACACGCCTCTAGGGTTTGCTTCGTCGCCGCTCTCTTCTACCTCTCCGCCGCCGCTCTCACCGACGCTCTTGTCTACTTCAGGTCGACGTCGCCGGCCATCGAGCGATGGATCGGTGCGGAAGTCAAGGCCGTGAGTGTTCTGGTCTCGGTCGTCTGGGCCTGGGCAGCGGCCACCTCGATCTCTAGGATCTTGCTCGGCCGGCACTTTGTCTTCGACGTCTTCGCCGGAGCTTGCTTGGGCGTGCTTGAGGGTGTAGTAGCCTTCCATTTCCTCAGATTTTAA